A stretch of Lewinella sp. 4G2 DNA encodes these proteins:
- a CDS encoding M43 family zinc metalloprotease → MSNSFTKLLFLLLATFGLSLTVTAQRNCGSMDVLEQQIQADPARAANLEALEKFTRSFKVQEGQKAILTIPVVVHVVYRTNTENISLSQIQSQMQVLNDDFRRLNADADGRWSQAADTEIEFCLATVDPNGNATDGIIRKSTNVNGFGTNDAVKRASSGGSNAWPAADYMNMWVCNVGGGILGYAQFPGGPAATDGVVMDYRYFGTVGTATAPFNLGRTATHEVGHYLNLRHIWGDGGCGASDFVSDTPDSDGPNYGCQPNSAGCGTTDMVQNYMDYSDDGCMNLFTAGQRNRMQAALQGSRSSLLSSGACGTPGGGGGGGGSCTDTEVTLTLITDRYASETSWTLTGPGGVVASGSGYSNSTSNTETFCLPDGCYDFTINDSYGDGICCAYGNGSYALSGGGVNESGGSFGSTETKSFCVGGGGGPTPTCNDGVQNGDETGVDCGGSCTPCNTGGGGCSDVTLTSDNFESNYGNWNDGGSDCVRSTIRPIQGARSVYLRDNTSTSVLTSDPLDLRDFEELTVDFSYYPYSMENGEDFWLQIDNGSGFQTVATWARGTDFNNNTLYQESVTVTGNFGANVRVRFRCDASGNRDYVHLDNIVLGGCANGNARRIPMRSPSTDFEPAESDDFTEDISINVYPNPARGAFTVDVNEGGLQAHLTDISGRLLLKAQLTEGTNRIEAGDLAEGIYLLVVEDGDGFREVTKVVLR, encoded by the coding sequence ATGTCTAATAGCTTTACCAAATTACTTTTTCTGTTACTCGCAACGTTCGGCCTGTCGTTAACCGTGACGGCCCAGCGTAACTGTGGTTCGATGGACGTCCTCGAACAACAGATCCAGGCGGACCCCGCGCGGGCCGCTAACCTCGAAGCCCTCGAGAAATTCACTCGGTCCTTTAAGGTTCAGGAAGGTCAGAAGGCCATTCTCACCATCCCCGTCGTGGTGCACGTAGTCTACCGGACCAACACTGAGAACATCTCCCTCAGCCAGATCCAGAGCCAGATGCAGGTGCTCAATGATGACTTCCGCCGCCTCAACGCGGATGCCGACGGCCGTTGGTCACAAGCCGCCGACACGGAGATCGAATTCTGCCTCGCGACGGTGGACCCGAACGGGAACGCAACGGATGGCATCATCCGGAAATCCACCAACGTAAATGGCTTCGGTACGAATGATGCCGTAAAACGCGCCAGCTCCGGCGGCTCCAATGCCTGGCCGGCAGCCGACTACATGAATATGTGGGTCTGTAACGTCGGTGGTGGCATCCTCGGCTACGCCCAGTTCCCCGGCGGCCCCGCCGCTACGGACGGCGTGGTGATGGATTACCGCTACTTCGGCACGGTGGGCACGGCGACGGCGCCCTTCAACCTGGGCCGGACGGCTACTCACGAGGTGGGCCACTACCTCAACCTACGCCACATCTGGGGCGACGGTGGTTGTGGTGCCAGCGACTTCGTCAGTGACACGCCCGATAGCGACGGCCCCAACTACGGTTGCCAGCCCAACAGCGCGGGTTGCGGCACTACGGATATGGTCCAGAATTACATGGATTACTCCGATGACGGCTGTATGAATCTCTTTACGGCCGGGCAGCGGAACCGGATGCAGGCGGCCCTCCAGGGCTCCCGCTCCAGCCTTCTATCTTCCGGCGCCTGCGGAACGCCCGGTGGCGGCGGCGGCGGCGGTGGCAGCTGTACAGATACCGAGGTAACCCTTACCCTCATTACGGACCGTTATGCTTCCGAGACTTCCTGGACGCTGACGGGCCCCGGTGGCGTCGTGGCTTCTGGCTCCGGCTACAGCAACAGCACCTCGAATACGGAAACCTTCTGCCTGCCCGACGGCTGTTACGACTTCACGATCAACGATAGCTACGGCGACGGTATCTGCTGTGCTTACGGCAATGGCTCATACGCCCTTTCCGGTGGCGGCGTCAATGAATCCGGCGGCAGCTTCGGTTCCACTGAGACTAAGAGCTTCTGCGTGGGTGGCGGTGGCGGCCCGACCCCTACCTGTAATGATGGTGTACAAAATGGCGACGAAACCGGTGTTGATTGTGGTGGCTCCTGCACACCCTGTAATACCGGCGGTGGCGGTTGCTCCGACGTCACGTTGACCTCGGACAACTTCGAATCCAACTACGGCAACTGGAACGACGGTGGTTCGGATTGCGTCCGCAGTACCATCCGCCCCATTCAGGGTGCCCGGAGCGTTTACCTCCGCGATAACACCTCTACGTCCGTACTAACTTCCGATCCGCTGGACCTCCGCGATTTCGAAGAGTTGACGGTGGACTTTAGCTACTACCCTTACTCAATGGAAAACGGCGAAGACTTCTGGCTCCAGATCGATAACGGCAGCGGCTTCCAGACCGTCGCTACCTGGGCACGGGGAACGGACTTTAACAACAATACGCTCTACCAGGAATCAGTGACGGTAACGGGTAACTTCGGTGCCAACGTCCGGGTACGCTTCCGCTGTGACGCTTCCGGGAACCGGGACTACGTCCACCTGGACAACATCGTACTCGGTGGTTGCGCCAACGGCAATGCTCGCCGTATTCCGATGCGCTCGCCCTCCACTGACTTTGAGCCGGCAGAATCCGACGACTTTACGGAGGATATTTCCATCAACGTGTACCCGAACCCCGCCCGGGGTGCCTTTACGGTAGACGTGAACGAGGGAGGCCTGCAGGCTCACCTCACGGATATTTCCGGCCGTCTGCTACTGAAAGCGCAGTTGACGGAAGGCACGAACCGCATTGAAGCCGGCGATCTGGCCGAAGGCATCTACCTCCTCGTCGTGGAAGATGGTGACGGCTTCCGCGAGGTGACGAAGGTGGTGCTGCGGTAA
- a CDS encoding esterase family protein: MAFSYVRQILGSVLSSRRQVIKRSFLMPGHALDRDVMIDVYRPAVPPWRLLSLVVFNDGQDLARMNLEDQLRQAYNDDVLSNVLIVGVHAGDRMREYGTAGRLDYQQRGDQSEQYQTFLREELIPWLEDRYNIFHNPGKRAIAGFSLGGLSAFDLAWHNPSEFGAAGIFSGSLWWRKKAFTKKFPDRDLIVHDYVRKAKKAPPVRFWFMAGTDDETSDRNNNGIIDAIDDTLQLMAALTEKGLRENTDFTYVEVPDGQHNPETWGKVIIDFLRWL, translated from the coding sequence ATGGCTTTTTCCTACGTCCGGCAAATTCTCGGCAGCGTGCTCTCCAGCCGCCGCCAGGTCATTAAACGGTCCTTCCTGATGCCCGGCCACGCCCTGGACCGTGACGTGATGATCGACGTCTACCGCCCCGCCGTACCTCCCTGGCGCCTGCTCTCCCTCGTGGTTTTCAACGACGGGCAGGATTTAGCACGGATGAACCTCGAGGACCAACTCCGCCAAGCGTATAACGATGACGTACTGAGCAACGTCCTCATCGTCGGCGTCCACGCTGGAGATCGGATGCGGGAATACGGCACGGCCGGCCGGCTGGATTACCAACAACGTGGCGACCAGTCCGAGCAATACCAGACCTTCCTGCGCGAAGAGCTCATCCCCTGGTTGGAGGACCGGTACAACATCTTTCACAACCCCGGCAAGCGTGCCATTGCCGGCTTCAGCCTTGGTGGCCTTAGTGCCTTCGACCTGGCCTGGCACAACCCCTCGGAGTTCGGCGCCGCCGGCATCTTCAGCGGCTCCCTCTGGTGGCGGAAGAAAGCCTTCACCAAAAAGTTCCCCGACCGCGACCTGATCGTGCACGATTACGTACGCAAAGCAAAAAAGGCCCCACCCGTCCGCTTCTGGTTCATGGCCGGTACTGACGACGAAACTTCCGACCGGAACAATAATGGGATCATCGACGCCATCGACGATACCCTCCAACTCATGGCCGCCCTTACCGAAAAAGGGCTCCGCGAAAACACGGACTTCACCTACGTAGAAGTGCCCGACGGGCAGCACAACCCCGAAACCTGGGGCAAGGTCATCATCGACTTCCTACGCTGGTTGTAA
- a CDS encoding alpha/beta hydrolase-fold protein has translation MKETYTEFYSHHLGHNVKMLTFGDRGYPLVIFPTTLGSYFEAKDRGMIESIRWFVERGFIQVFCPDSINNESWYAKIHPRHKVLRHIQYDRFLAEEFIPQIRWNTGTGKVACCGISFGGFSASNFAFRHPEMVSHLICLSGAFSIKSFMHGYYDDDVYFNNPADFVQGANDPAIWEMNIILGTSNWDICLDNNLKFSKTLRERNIPHWLDVRGDVEHDWPLWLEMLPHYVSFIK, from the coding sequence ATGAAAGAGACGTATACCGAATTTTACAGCCACCATCTGGGCCACAACGTAAAGATGCTCACCTTTGGCGACCGTGGGTACCCGCTGGTGATCTTCCCAACGACGCTGGGCAGCTACTTTGAAGCGAAGGATCGGGGGATGATCGAAAGCATCCGGTGGTTCGTAGAGCGGGGGTTCATCCAGGTATTTTGCCCGGATAGTATTAACAACGAGAGTTGGTACGCAAAGATCCACCCGCGGCACAAGGTGTTGCGCCACATTCAGTACGACCGCTTTCTGGCCGAGGAATTTATCCCCCAGATCCGTTGGAACACCGGCACGGGGAAAGTAGCCTGTTGCGGCATCAGCTTCGGAGGGTTCAGCGCGAGCAACTTCGCTTTCCGCCACCCGGAGATGGTGAGCCACCTGATCTGTTTGAGCGGTGCCTTCAGCATCAAATCCTTCATGCACGGGTACTACGACGATGACGTGTATTTCAACAACCCGGCTGACTTCGTGCAGGGCGCCAACGACCCCGCGATCTGGGAGATGAACATCATCCTCGGAACGAGCAACTGGGATATCTGCCTGGATAACAACCTGAAGTTCAGCAAAACCTTACGGGAACGCAACATCCCCCACTGGCTCGACGTGCGGGGCGACGTGGAGCACGACTGGCCGCTGTGGTTAGAAATGCTGCCGCACTACGTGAGTTTTATTAAGTAG
- a CDS encoding S-adenosyl-l-methionine hydroxide adenosyltransferase family protein, whose amino-acid sequence MAQPNTPVITLTTDFGHEDFHLPRLKAHLITAAPSCRLVDVTHEIPPYDIVRAAFIFKRVWRQFPEGTIHLLSVNDFYKVKSRFLAILHDRHFFVGPDNGMFSLIFDETPEETYVLDGLKGITSLPAIYAKAIGHIAEEKPFYEVGLPLKKFTERLAFQPVIGPDYIRGTVSFIDRYDNVTTNITRDRFDEIGQGRPFQLLIKRMVPLVHLSEDYHDVEQGETLCRFSSDGFLEVAINSGRAASLLSIQEEDMVQVQFE is encoded by the coding sequence ATGGCTCAACCGAACACACCCGTCATTACTCTTACTACGGATTTTGGCCACGAAGACTTTCACCTCCCCCGGCTGAAGGCTCACCTAATCACGGCCGCCCCGTCGTGCCGGTTGGTGGACGTCACCCACGAAATACCACCCTACGATATCGTGCGGGCCGCCTTCATCTTTAAACGGGTGTGGCGGCAATTTCCGGAAGGCACGATCCACCTGCTCAGCGTCAACGACTTCTACAAGGTGAAGAGCCGGTTCCTGGCCATCTTGCACGATCGCCACTTCTTCGTCGGGCCCGATAATGGAATGTTCAGCCTGATCTTCGACGAGACGCCGGAAGAAACCTACGTGCTGGACGGCCTCAAGGGCATCACCTCCCTACCCGCTATTTACGCCAAGGCGATCGGCCACATCGCGGAGGAAAAGCCCTTTTACGAAGTCGGCCTGCCCCTTAAGAAATTTACCGAACGGTTGGCCTTTCAGCCCGTCATTGGTCCGGACTACATCCGCGGCACCGTCAGTTTCATCGACCGTTACGATAACGTAACGACCAACATTACCCGCGACCGTTTTGATGAGATCGGCCAGGGCCGCCCCTTTCAGCTACTGATTAAACGAATGGTGCCCCTCGTCCACCTGAGTGAGGATTACCACGACGTGGAGCAGGGGGAGACCCTCTGCCGCTTCAGTTCGGATGGCTTCCTCGAGGTAGCCATCAATTCTGGCCGCGCCGCATCCCTTCTCAGCATTCAGGAGGAGGATATGGTGCAAGTACAGTTTGAGTAG
- a CDS encoding PhoH family protein: MSEIELSISGVDPLALLGGNNKKLNIIRDGFPDVKITQRGTNVKIKGGPKDSQKVKHHLELMMRLLQDNRELTTQTVEDIMAGENPFITKLGPGASNKTILYGLSGKPIKARTANQAKLVESAAKNDIVFAVGPAGTGKTYTAVALAVRALKTKAVKKIILTRPAVEAGESLGFLPGDLQDKIDPYLRPLYDALDDMIPADRQAKFREERIIEIAPLAYMRGRTLDNCFVIMDEAQNTTTSQLKMFLTRLGPSAKAIITGDLSQVDLPRNQQSGLRRAVKILGPIKGVGVVKLTADDVVRHRLVKSIIKAYDADDKEEGRGKYADRDGGTFERLGAPARSRDGREDR; the protein is encoded by the coding sequence TTGAGCGAAATCGAACTCTCCATCAGTGGCGTAGATCCGCTGGCCCTATTGGGTGGAAACAATAAGAAACTTAACATAATTCGCGATGGCTTCCCCGACGTCAAAATCACGCAGCGGGGCACCAACGTCAAGATCAAGGGCGGTCCGAAGGACTCCCAAAAGGTAAAGCACCACCTCGAGCTCATGATGCGCCTGTTGCAGGATAACCGCGAGCTCACTACCCAAACCGTAGAGGATATTATGGCGGGAGAAAACCCCTTCATCACCAAACTAGGCCCCGGGGCGTCCAACAAAACCATTTTGTACGGACTGAGTGGCAAGCCCATCAAAGCCCGTACCGCCAACCAGGCTAAACTCGTGGAATCCGCGGCGAAGAACGACATCGTCTTTGCCGTCGGGCCCGCCGGTACCGGTAAGACGTACACCGCCGTGGCGCTGGCCGTCCGGGCACTGAAGACGAAGGCCGTTAAGAAGATCATCCTCACCCGCCCCGCCGTCGAGGCCGGAGAGAGCCTTGGTTTCTTGCCGGGTGATCTGCAGGACAAGATCGACCCCTACCTACGCCCGCTTTACGATGCGTTGGACGATATGATCCCCGCTGACCGGCAAGCGAAATTCCGGGAGGAGCGCATTATTGAGATCGCTCCCCTCGCCTACATGCGGGGCCGGACGCTGGACAACTGTTTCGTCATCATGGACGAAGCTCAGAACACGACCACCAGCCAGCTAAAGATGTTTTTGACGCGCCTCGGCCCTTCGGCAAAGGCGATCATCACCGGAGACTTGAGCCAGGTAGATTTGCCACGTAATCAGCAGTCCGGTCTGCGCCGGGCGGTGAAGATCCTCGGCCCCATTAAGGGCGTTGGCGTAGTGAAGTTGACGGCTGATGACGTTGTCCGCCACCGGTTGGTTAAATCCATCATCAAAGCATACGACGCGGATGATAAGGAAGAAGGCCGCGGCAAATACGCCGACCGGGATGGTGGGACGTTTGAGCGTTTGGGGGCGCCGGCGCGTTCGCGGGATGGGAGAGAGGACAGATAA
- a CDS encoding YtxH domain-containing protein gives MNNQNNDSSKGWALGFGLLAGIAVGYYLNSNEGRAARRKAQVRFDEYGNQISEYSTQVSTRASELAAEAKNKGQEYVNTAKVKGQEYVETAKTQLASGKEWATETAGTVKSTVTTQVNSLKSGATESANSVADSFKRGMDKAKNNIDGKADKIEEIVKA, from the coding sequence ATGAACAACCAGAATAACGACAGCTCTAAAGGATGGGCACTTGGATTCGGCCTGCTCGCCGGTATCGCGGTAGGTTACTACCTCAACTCTAACGAAGGACGCGCCGCCCGCCGCAAAGCTCAGGTTCGTTTCGACGAATACGGCAACCAAATCTCCGAGTACAGCACCCAAGTATCCACCCGCGCCAGCGAACTCGCCGCAGAAGCAAAGAACAAAGGCCAGGAATACGTAAACACCGCCAAAGTAAAGGGCCAGGAGTACGTAGAGACCGCCAAAACGCAACTCGCTTCCGGTAAGGAATGGGCTACGGAAACAGCCGGCACCGTAAAATCTACCGTAACGACCCAGGTGAACAGCCTTAAGTCTGGCGCCACTGAATCCGCCAACTCCGTTGCTGACAGCTTCAAGAGGGGTATGGACAAAGCAAAGAACAATATTGACGGCAAGGCCGACAAAATTGAAGAGATCGTAAAGGCCTAA
- a CDS encoding GreA/GreB family elongation factor: MSRGFVKESDQEELPLIPARAPLPAGVTNYVTPTGLRALRAEREELEAEKAALPTTNEDEHRRATTVIDGKLALLNQRITGARPVDLRKQPEGEVRFGATVHITFLKNSAQQQFQIVGVDEADVKNNKLAFTAPIVRALTGLYEGEVADFNLGGETRQIRVDKISYGLN, encoded by the coding sequence ATGAGCCGTGGCTTCGTCAAAGAATCGGACCAGGAAGAGCTCCCCCTCATCCCCGCCCGGGCGCCACTGCCCGCTGGTGTGACCAATTACGTGACGCCAACTGGTTTGCGGGCGCTACGGGCTGAACGGGAAGAGCTGGAAGCCGAAAAGGCTGCCCTCCCCACCACCAACGAAGACGAACACCGCCGTGCGACTACGGTAATCGATGGCAAACTGGCCTTACTGAACCAACGCATCACCGGCGCCCGCCCGGTGGATCTGCGAAAGCAACCAGAGGGAGAAGTCCGTTTTGGCGCTACGGTGCACATTACTTTTTTGAAGAATAGTGCCCAACAACAATTCCAAATTGTAGGCGTAGACGAGGCCGACGTGAAGAACAACAAATTGGCCTTCACCGCGCCGATCGTCCGGGCGCTCACTGGTTTGTACGAAGGCGAGGTAGCCGATTTCAACCTCGGCGGTGAAACCAGGCAGATCCGGGTGGATAAGATCAGCTACGGGTTGAACTGA